The Avibacterium sp. 20-132 genome segment GTTGATATATGAGAACGTGACTGGAGAGGCTATTTTTTCTCGTTCGCCAATACAAGAAATTTGTATTGATGATGTTACTTACTTAAGGATAAAAAATGAAGTTTTAACGGTAAAAGTTGATACTGAAGGTAATCCTGTTCTATGTAAGTAAAATTAACTCACTAACCATAACCCGTTTATTGTGTAATAAACGGGTTTCTTATTGCCATTTATTCTCTAAATGTATGACTTAATAGCAAGAATGCTATGCGTTTATTTATTTCTATTGCCAGAATAAAAAATTATTCCACTTCCATCTTATCTTCTCCATAGTAAAGCGATAATTCATCAATTTAGCTTTGGAGAAGAACAATGAAAAAATCTTATTTTTCACTTTTAATTATAGGGTGTGTGAGTGTGACAATGCTCGGTTGTGTTCAACACCCTCAACAAGGTTTATCAACGGCTACTGAAACACAGGGCTTCCCCGAGCCAGAAGTGGTTATTGGACAAAATACCTCTCCGCCTTCAGTGAAATTTGAGCAAGTTATTGTGCCAGATATTTATCAAAGCTTAGATGAATCTAAAACACAAATAATCCGTCAGGGTCGTTATACGCTTGTGAACACTTCACCAGAAGAGGGACAGAAGTATTTACTGGAACAGATGGTGACGGTAAATATGTTGCCAAAGAAAAAAAACCTTAATGTGGTAACCGTTGAACAAGGTTTAACACGCACCTTGTCAGGCACAGGATTGCGTCTTTGTGCAGGTTCTCATTTTAATCAAACAGCGTCGCTCTTTTCGTTACCGCTCCCT includes the following:
- the pilL2 gene encoding PFGI-1 class ICE element type IV pilus protein PilL2, with translation MKKSYFSLLIIGCVSVTMLGCVQHPQQGLSTATETQGFPEPEVVIGQNTSPPSVKFEQVIVPDIYQSLDESKTQIIRQGRYTLVNTSPEEGQKYLLEQMVTVNMLPKKKNLNVVTVEQGLTRTLSGTGLRLCAGSHFNQTASLFSLPLPKVHRQFGPIKLREALQMLAGPAYAMTLNAFNRTVCFTPRDKPIDVETKRVEIISTTTETEVINE